In a genomic window of Shouchella clausii:
- a CDS encoding ABC transporter ATP-binding protein has translation MIEVKNVSKKYGRKAVLHNVSFTAKRGEITSLIGINGVGKTTVLKMIANLTPISGGEIKIDGSKLSPKGYETLTFIPDVIPMPPSMTIDKAIVFMRDFYKSWNDERANELVKFFKLDRAAKIADLSKGNTAKVNLLLGLSLDTHYVLMDEPFSGIDIFSREQITDLFSSGFLEDRGVIITTHEINDIEHLIDKVVFLDEGRVLKQFDTEEMRLAEGKSIEDVMREVYQS, from the coding sequence ATGATTGAAGTGAAAAACGTATCGAAAAAATATGGCCGCAAAGCAGTGCTGCATAACGTCTCGTTTACGGCCAAACGCGGGGAAATTACTTCGCTTATCGGCATTAATGGCGTCGGCAAGACGACTGTCCTGAAAATGATTGCGAATTTAACGCCTATAAGTGGTGGGGAAATTAAGATTGACGGCAGCAAACTATCGCCAAAGGGATATGAAACATTGACATTCATTCCTGACGTCATCCCGATGCCGCCTTCAATGACGATTGACAAAGCAATTGTTTTTATGCGCGACTTTTATAAAAGCTGGAACGATGAGCGCGCCAATGAACTCGTTAAATTCTTTAAGCTTGATCGTGCGGCGAAAATTGCTGATTTGTCGAAGGGGAATACAGCCAAAGTGAACCTCCTCCTTGGCCTATCGCTAGATACACACTACGTGCTTATGGATGAACCGTTTTCAGGCATTGACATTTTCAGTCGCGAACAAATCACCGATTTGTTTTCCAGCGGCTTTCTCGAAGATCGAGGCGTCATCATCACGACTCATGAAATCAATGATATTGAACACTTAATAGACAAAGTCGTCTTTCTTGATGAAGGGCGTGTACTCAAACAGTTCGATACAGAAGAAATGCGCCTAGCTGAAGGCAAATCGATTGAAGATGTAATGCGTGAGGTATACCAGTCATGA
- a CDS encoding GntR family transcriptional regulator, whose protein sequence is MNIQFNTREPVYAQVVRYFKEQIATGKLVAGQEIPSRRELGATLKINPNTAQRAYKEMEDQLLIHTERNKPSRITYDQDVLDSVRDELIQESVDTFLQAIRTIQVPLDEVIAMIQARYKEGETEHD, encoded by the coding sequence ATGAACATTCAGTTTAATACCCGCGAGCCCGTTTACGCACAAGTTGTCCGCTACTTTAAAGAGCAAATTGCTACTGGGAAGCTTGTTGCTGGGCAGGAAATCCCCTCGCGCCGAGAACTTGGCGCGACATTAAAAATCAATCCAAACACAGCACAACGTGCCTATAAAGAAATGGAGGATCAATTGTTGATTCATACTGAACGGAACAAACCTAGCCGGATTACGTATGACCAAGACGTACTTGACTCAGTCCGTGATGAATTAATCCAGGAGTCAGTTGATACATTTTTGCAAGCAATCCGCACCATCCAAGTTCCGCTCGACGAAGTCATTGCCATGATCCAAGCTCGCTATAAGGAAGGGGAAACGGAACATGATTGA
- a CDS encoding NYN domain-containing protein produces MSKVHTDEREDMFKTKDHNNVAIFIDYDNVYWTLMNRYNHNPNHEEPEKNLFNCLWDRYGQNQVRTFRAYADFQRIRSSLTDLQKQRVQIRHVYSNDKEGDSRKNSSDIELCIDAIESTYKDENISCYVFVTADSDMVPIMSRLMYKGKRVELYYLSEAAPKHTDITNYSHYSEDLRDFLQLEIKEYHLESYKLDALRFVEEWEQRFGSENELYLGAPWLRNQFSIKFGIPANSASELIDLLKVEKLLGTENKELKNGDIKPSLALTEQGRSWLAPLSKA; encoded by the coding sequence ATGAGCAAAGTACACACAGATGAAAGAGAAGATATGTTTAAAACAAAAGACCATAACAATGTAGCGATTTTTATTGATTATGACAATGTGTATTGGACGCTAATGAACCGGTACAATCACAACCCTAACCACGAAGAGCCAGAAAAGAATTTATTTAATTGTTTATGGGACCGGTATGGGCAAAACCAAGTCCGCACGTTTCGCGCTTATGCCGACTTCCAGCGAATTCGTTCTAGCTTGACTGATCTCCAAAAGCAGCGGGTCCAAATCCGCCACGTCTATTCAAACGATAAGGAAGGCGATTCCCGCAAAAATTCGTCGGACATTGAACTTTGCATAGACGCGATAGAGAGCACTTATAAAGACGAGAACATTTCCTGTTATGTATTTGTCACAGCGGATAGTGATATGGTTCCGATTATGAGCAGGCTGATGTATAAAGGGAAACGTGTGGAACTTTATTATTTATCAGAGGCAGCGCCGAAACATACGGATATTACAAATTACTCCCATTATAGCGAGGACTTGCGTGACTTTTTGCAACTAGAAATCAAGGAGTACCATTTGGAATCGTATAAACTGGATGCCCTTCGTTTTGTCGAGGAGTGGGAACAACGCTTTGGCTCGGAAAATGAATTGTATTTAGGGGCGCCGTGGCTGAGAAACCAATTCTCGATCAAGTTTGGCATTCCTGCCAATTCAGCGAGTGAATTGATTGATTTATTGAAAGTAGAAAAGCTGCTTGGCACTGAAAACAAAGAATTGAAGAATGGGGATATTAAACCAAGTCTAGCGTTAACAGAACAAGGGCGCAGTTGGCTTGCACCCTTGTCGAAAGCGTAG